The Malus domestica chromosome 13, GDT2T_hap1 genome includes a window with the following:
- the LOC139190879 gene encoding uncharacterized protein — MTNISRSLFMDEIEQAKPLREFSMPHFTSFKGDEDPKRHLKHYGSTMILYRNNDDLMRKILVTTLQEYSSYWSIKNKSDHLFDVKKNPNEPLRNYVRRFKAEKATIVVCNDSITKVTFQKGLPTDHPLFEKLIMKEDLTLADSFALAEKHALWDEARQCTFKDLKKYPTSPPYNLNRMQRRTYSHV, encoded by the exons atgaccaacataagcaggtcactcTTTATggatgagatcgagcaggcaaaaCCTctacgcgagttcagcatgccacatttcacatctttcaaaggggatgaagacccgaagagacacttaaagcactacgGAAGCacaatgatcctctatcgaaacaacgatgatctcatgcgCAAGATATTGgtcaccactctacaag aatattcatcctattgGTCGATCAAAAACaagtccgaccatttgttcgatgtcaagaagaacccaaatgagCCACTTCGcaactatgtgaggaggttcaaagcagagaaggcaacGATAGTCgtatgcaacgactcgataactAAAGtaaccttccaaaaaggacttccaacaGACCACCCGttattcgaaaaattgatcatgaaagaagatctaactctggcagactctttcgctttggcagagaagcatgcactttgggacgaggctcgccaatgcacattcaaggacttgaagaagtacccgacatcacctccttACAATCTAAACCGGATGCAacggaggacttattcgcatgtttga
- the LOC103424164 gene encoding F-box protein At5g07610-like isoform X1 yields MAPEAKSRARGGGGRSGKATDSGAAAAVASAVDLLLEILMRLPARPLHRFKCVSKQWYSLISDPQFRIDYVQKNPNHLLGLLLIIQGPYSEFSFISLGGCGQIVKDPKFLSTPNLKIHHFCNGLMCFSKPHMDSPQFTSYYVCNSASGHSKRIRVLESSTRKRLMAVNVAFDPSKSPFYNVVFVSEESGSELNHLIKIDIYSSETQAWRPSSKGLYIVPYDVDFDNGVYWNGAIYWYHQRKNSLAYFDLDTGCLERLRMPLLSLGSYPMVFDHFGESGGHLHLVGICSPRTTLFTVFELQQDRSGWFVKCNGDLDAVAAAFPKMVTLKPSNPYVFSAVSLIREEKEEELSIVLTIPGSVVRYDVKHKTSRKLCDLPKGCMFNDFMAIQRRVKAHQYIETLDSI; encoded by the coding sequence ATGGCACCGGAGGCTAAAAGCAGAGCGAGAGGGGGAGGAGGAAGAAGCGGCAAAGCCACAGATTCCGGTGCTGCAGCTGCCGTGGCCAGCGCAGTTGACCTCCTGCTAGAGATCCTGATGCGCCTCCCGGCAAGACCCCTTCACCGATTCAAATGCGTATCGAAACAATGGTACTCTCTCATCTCTGACCCCCAATTTAGAATCGATTACGTCCAAAAGAACCCTAATCATCTTTTGGGTTTGCTGCTGATTATTCAAGGTCCATACTCTGAATTTTCGTTCATTTCCCTTGGAGGCTGTGGCCAAATTGTTAAAGACCCAAAGTTTTTAAGCACCCCCAATCTCAAAATTCATCATTTCTGTAATGGGTTGATGTGTTTTTCCAAGCCTCACATGGATTCACCTCAGTTTACTTCTTATTATGTTTGTAATTCTGCTTCCGGGCACTCGAAAAGAATTCGGGTTCTTGAGAGCTCGACCAGAAAGAGATTGATGGCTGTTAATGTGGCTTTTGATCCTTCAAAGTCACCCTTCTACAATGTCGTTTTTGTTAGTGAAGAATCCGGGTCGGAACTGAACCATCTGATCAAAATTGATATATACTCATCCGAGACCCAGGCTTGGAGACCCAGCAGCAAGGGGCTGTACATTGTGCCTTACGATGTGGATTTTGACAATGGGGTTTACTGGAATGGGGCAATTTATTGGTACCATCAAAGGAAAAACTCTTTGGCGTATTTTGATTTGGATACCGGTTGCCTTGAAAGATTACGAATGCCACTGCTTTCTCTGGGATCGTATCCCATGGTTTTCGACCATTTTGGAGAATCAGGTGGCCATCTGCATCTTGTTGGGATCTGCAGTCCAAGGACTACTCTGTTCACTGTGTTTGAATTGCAGCAGGATAGGTCCGGTTGGTTTGTGAAGTGTAATGGTGATTTGGATGCCGTAGCAGCTGCTTTCCCAAAGATGGTTACCCTTAAACCCAGTAACCCTTATGTGTTTTCTGCAGTGAGCCTTattagagaagaaaaagaagaggaactGAGTATTGTGCTAACGATACCTGGGAGTGTGGTCAGATATGATGTCAAGCATAAGACATCAAGGAAGCTCTGTGATCTTCCAAAAGGCTGTATGTTCAATGACTTTATGGCTATACAGAGGAGGGTTAAGGCGCATCAATACATTGAGACCCTTGATTCCATCTGA
- the LOC103424164 gene encoding F-box protein At5g07610-like isoform X2, translating into MCFSKPHMDSPQFTSYYVCNSASGHSKRIRVLESSTRKRLMAVNVAFDPSKSPFYNVVFVSEESGSELNHLIKIDIYSSETQAWRPSSKGLYIVPYDVDFDNGVYWNGAIYWYHQRKNSLAYFDLDTGCLERLRMPLLSLGSYPMVFDHFGESGGHLHLVGICSPRTTLFTVFELQQDRSGWFVKCNGDLDAVAAAFPKMVTLKPSNPYVFSAVSLIREEKEEELSIVLTIPGSVVRYDVKHKTSRKLCDLPKGCMFNDFMAIQRRVKAHQYIETLDSI; encoded by the coding sequence ATGTGTTTTTCCAAGCCTCACATGGATTCACCTCAGTTTACTTCTTATTATGTTTGTAATTCTGCTTCCGGGCACTCGAAAAGAATTCGGGTTCTTGAGAGCTCGACCAGAAAGAGATTGATGGCTGTTAATGTGGCTTTTGATCCTTCAAAGTCACCCTTCTACAATGTCGTTTTTGTTAGTGAAGAATCCGGGTCGGAACTGAACCATCTGATCAAAATTGATATATACTCATCCGAGACCCAGGCTTGGAGACCCAGCAGCAAGGGGCTGTACATTGTGCCTTACGATGTGGATTTTGACAATGGGGTTTACTGGAATGGGGCAATTTATTGGTACCATCAAAGGAAAAACTCTTTGGCGTATTTTGATTTGGATACCGGTTGCCTTGAAAGATTACGAATGCCACTGCTTTCTCTGGGATCGTATCCCATGGTTTTCGACCATTTTGGAGAATCAGGTGGCCATCTGCATCTTGTTGGGATCTGCAGTCCAAGGACTACTCTGTTCACTGTGTTTGAATTGCAGCAGGATAGGTCCGGTTGGTTTGTGAAGTGTAATGGTGATTTGGATGCCGTAGCAGCTGCTTTCCCAAAGATGGTTACCCTTAAACCCAGTAACCCTTATGTGTTTTCTGCAGTGAGCCTTattagagaagaaaaagaagaggaactGAGTATTGTGCTAACGATACCTGGGAGTGTGGTCAGATATGATGTCAAGCATAAGACATCAAGGAAGCTCTGTGATCTTCCAAAAGGCTGTATGTTCAATGACTTTATGGCTATACAGAGGAGGGTTAAGGCGCATCAATACATTGAGACCCTTGATTCCATCTGA